The following proteins come from a genomic window of Sphingomonas oryzagri:
- a CDS encoding TetR/AcrR family transcriptional regulator, protein MPVLLTDAQVAQGRERIRRVAERQAVERGIERVSMHSIAQELGWSATALYRYYQNKEAILAATRTAALDQLSERLEAALAGAGDIWERSRAIGNAYVDFAYANPDAYRLIFALTQPDMALYPDLAAAADRSRRNLTAYAREMVETGDLDIDAEMLAHIFWAQIHGLISLEMTGRLGGDAPDFETIRHEMVSRIVQSAKRG, encoded by the coding sequence ATGCCCGTCCTGCTCACCGACGCCCAGGTCGCGCAAGGCCGCGAGCGCATCCGCCGGGTGGCGGAGCGGCAGGCGGTCGAGCGCGGGATCGAACGTGTCTCGATGCACTCGATCGCGCAGGAGCTCGGCTGGTCGGCGACCGCGCTCTATCGCTATTACCAGAACAAGGAGGCGATCCTCGCCGCCACCCGCACCGCCGCGCTGGATCAATTGTCCGAACGGCTGGAGGCAGCGCTGGCGGGGGCGGGCGACATCTGGGAACGGTCGCGCGCGATCGGCAACGCCTATGTCGATTTCGCCTATGCCAATCCGGATGCCTATCGCCTGATCTTCGCGCTGACCCAGCCCGACATGGCGCTCTACCCCGATCTCGCCGCCGCCGCCGATCGATCGCGGCGCAACCTCACCGCTTATGCCCGCGAGATGGTGGAGACGGGCGATCTCGACATCGATGCCGAGATGCTGGCCCACATCTTCTGGGCACAGATCCACGGCCTGATCTCGCTGGAAATGACCGGGCGGCTGGGCGGCGACGCGCCAGACTTCGAGACGATCCGCCACGAGATGGTGAGCCGCATCGTCCAGAGCGCCAAGCGGGGCTGA